The Anaerolineae bacterium DNA segment ACCGTATAGATCACCGGGTCGCCTTGCACCAGCGCTGCAGCGTACGCTGCCTCATCGGCGAAACACCCTTGAAGATCGCTCAAACGGCGCTCCACGGTAGCGCCCCCCTCGATCACACCCCGTTCCAAGTCCAATTGCCAAAACAACGAGGAAAGGCTTTCGATCACAACACCTCCTTAGCAGCTTGCGCGCGCAGCCGGGCGATCAACTCCGGCGAGAGGCCTATACCGAGCGCCTCCAAAGCCAGCAATGCCGCGCCCAATACCGGTGGCAGGATCGGCTCTACCACTTGACTGGTGGGGATGCGCCGCCGGATGGCCGCGCAGAGAGGATCCCAGTAAGCCGGCCCAGAACGGGCTAGCCCGCCGGTCACCGTCACCGACACGGGCCCTGGCAGGAAATCGAGCTGCCGAGCAACCGTCTCCACCATAAGCGCCAGCTCATCCACGCCCCGCTCGATGATCTGCCGGGCGATAAGGTCCCCGCTTGCAGCGGCGTCCAGCACCAGTGGTGCCAGGGCAGCGATCTCGGCCCGGGTCAAGCCCTGATGGTATAGCCGACGCATGATACCCTGGATATCCTCCAGCTTCAACGCGCCCATCACAGCTGGGAGCAAGGCCGTCTCCGGGCCTCGACCATCGGCCGCGCGCACCGCCGCGACCATCGCCTGTACACCCAGATAATACCCGCTGCCCAGGTCATCTAGGAGATGTCCCCAGCCTCCCGCCCGCCAGCTCCGGCCGTCCGCGCGACGGCCATAACAAGAAGAGCCGGTCCCCACGATGAGGGCGATGCCAGGCTGTCCAGCGAGCCCACCAGCAAGAGCGATGCGGATGTCATGGTCCACGTGAACCTGCCCGGCCGGGGCCAGAGCTAGTTCGAGGGCTATCTGGCGGATCGTGGCGCGATCGGCCTCAGAGACGACGCCGGCCATGCCCAGGAACACGGCGTCGCCTAGGCACGGCGAGAGGCCGGCCTGTTGCCAGGCGCGCTGCACCGCCAGGCCGATGTTATCTCGTGTCACGGCGATCCCCACGTCATCATAATTGGATGGTCCGGCCGTGCCCAGGCCGAGCACCCGACCATGCTCATCCACCAGGGCGACACGGGTACGGGTCCCGCCCCCATCTACGCCGATGACCAGTGGCATCCTCTTTTTCCATCCAATCTGTCACTAATCAACACTTTCTATCAATATACAACGAAATTGAAATCACGTCAAGGGCTTTTCATATCAATTTATAACAACCACGACGCAAAATTTGACGATTTCCAGGTCCATATGTTACAATTTGTTATATCTGGCGCCGGGTGAACTGCGAGGAAAAACGATGCTG contains these protein-coding regions:
- a CDS encoding ATPase, whose amino-acid sequence is MPLVIGVDGGGTRTRVALVDEHGRVLGLGTAGPSNYDDVGIAVTRDNIGLAVQRAWQQAGLSPCLGDAVFLGMAGVVSEADRATIRQIALELALAPAGQVHVDHDIRIALAGGLAGQPGIALIVGTGSSCYGRRADGRSWRAGGWGHLLDDLGSGYYLGVQAMVAAVRAADGRGPETALLPAVMGALKLEDIQGIMRRLYHQGLTRAEIAALAPLVLDAAASGDLIARQIIERGVDELALMVETVARQLDFLPGPVSVTVTGGLARSGPAYWDPLCAAIRRRIPTSQVVEPILPPVLGAALLALEALGIGLSPELIARLRAQAAKEVL